AATACAAGCAGTTACGGAAATCCGGAAATCACCGAAGTAAATATCGGTGTCCGCAACAATCCGGGTATTCTTATCAGCGGACATGACCTGAAAGACCTCGAAGAACTGTTGGAACAAACCGAAGGTACGGGAGTAGATGTATATACCCACAGCGAAATGCTTCCCGCACATTACTATCCGCAACTGAAGAAATACAAGCATCTGGCGGGGAACTATGGAAATGCCTGGTGGAAACAGAAAGAAGAATTCGAAAGTTTCAACGGCCCTGTCTTGTTTACCAGCAACTGTATCGTTCCCCCGCGTGCGAATGCCACTTATAAAGACCGTATTTATATCACAGGAGCCTGCGGACTGGAAGGCGCACATTATATCCCTGAACGGAAAGACGGAAAACCGAAAGACTTCTCCGCACTGATTGCCCATGCCAAGCAATGCCAACCACCCGTAGCTATCGAAAACGGAACACTTATCGGTGGATTCGCTCATGCACAGGTGACAGCGCTGGCTGATAAAGTGGTAGATGCTGTCAAGAGTGGAGCTATCCGCAAGTTCTTTGTCATGGCAGGATGCGACGGACGTATGAAAAGCCGTGAGTATTATACGGAATTTGCGCAGAAGTTACCAAAGGATACCGTTATCCTGACTGCCGGTTGCGCCAAATACCGGTACAATAAATTGGCTTTGGGTGATATAAACGGAATTCCCCGCGTACTGGATGCAGGACAATGTAACGACAGTTACTCATTGGCGGTTATCGCACTGAAACTGAAAGAAATCTTCGGTTTGGACGATGTCAATAAACTGCCCATTGTTTACAATATTGCCTGGTATGAGCAGAAAGCGGTTATCGTATTGTTAGCCCTATTGGCATTGGGAGTGAAAAATATCCACCTCGGCCCCACTCTTCCGGCTTTCCTTTCACCGAATGTAAAGAATGTGTTGATTGAACAATTCGGAATCGGCGGTATCAGCAGTGTGGACGAAGATATAATGAAGTTCCTGTCATAAACAGGATTTTCATCCCTAAACCTTAAGAATTCAGGCTCGAATCATACAGATAGTATTATTCGAGCCTGCCTTTTTTCATCTATCAGTATCTTGCCGATTCTTCTAATAAGGATGGAGATTTCATTAATCGTCCTTAGGCAATATCAGATTCAGAAGTACTCCCACCAAGGCTGCCAGTCCGATGCCCGACAGGGAAAAATCACCCCAACTAAAAGCAGCACCGCCGATACCGACAGTCAGCGTTAATGATACAATGATAATATTCCGTGTACGGCTCAAGTCTATGCAATTATTCACCAGATTGGCAATTCCCGCACAAGCAATCGTACCAAAGAGCAGAAGCATGATTCCACCTAATACCGCACTTGGAATGGATTTCAAAAGTGCACTGATTTTTCCTATCACGGAGAATAAGATAGCAGAAATAGCGGCAATCCGTATGACTTGCGGATTCGTGATTTTCGTCAATGACATGGCTCCTGTCACTTCCGAATAAGTAGTGACCGGCGGTCCACCCACCAGTCCCGCAAAGCAGCAAGCCAACCCGTCTCCCAGCAAAGTACGATGCAGACCAGGGTCTTTCACAAAGTCTTTGCCCGTGACGGTGTTCACCACATACACATCTCCGATATGTTCTATCACCGGAGCAATCGCTACCGGAATCATAAACAGGATAGGCTCCCAGGAGAATTTAGGAAAAACGAACTGTGGAAATCCCAGCCAGGCGGCATCCCTGACACCCGACAAATCCAAATCATAAAAAAGCCAGGCTGCCAGATAACCGACTATAATCCCGCAAAAGATAGGAATCAACTTCAAAAGCCCTTTCGCCTTCATGGAGACAACGACCGCAGTGACCAACGATAGTAAAGCCAGCACCCAGTTCTCCTTTGCCATGTTTACCCCGGTTCCTGCCAATGACAGACCGATAAGAATAATCACAGGCCCTATGACAACAGGCGGAAAGAGGCGTTCAATCACCCGTACTCCCTGCCATTTGACAAGCGCGCTCATCACAAAATAAACCAATGCCACCCCGACCATCCCGGACAATGTGCCGGGCAGTCCGTAAAGCTCCGTCGCTTTGATAATAGGCGCTATAAAGGCAAAACTACTTCCTAAGAAGATAGGAACTTTTCCACGGGTGACCGCATGAAAGATGAGCGTACCGATACCTGCTGTAAACAGGGCTGTCGAGGGGTCGAGCCCCACTAATAACGGCACGAGTACCGTAGCTCCGAAAGCTACAAACAAGAATTGTACTCCCACCACTCCTTTCCTCAAAGGTGTAAGATTATTTGCATCCATAAAAGTAGATTGTCTAAAATGTGAGTGCAAAATTAATCTTTTTAGACAATTTAACTACCTTTTTTGACAAAAATACATCCAAACAGGGGTTTTATTTGTTGTTAATAATGTGTAACTTCGCACAGTGAAAACCAATACGACAATTTTATAACTTTATAATATATTGCCTATGATATTTACAGCAGAAAACACCTTACTTATCGGTTCTATCTTACTTTTCGTCAGCATTGTCGTTGGAAAGACCGGATACCGCTTTGGAGTACCCACCTTATTACTGTTCCTTGTAGTGGGAATGATATTCGGAAGCGACGGTTTCGGACTCCAGTTTCATAATGCCAAAGAGGCGCAGTTCATCGGTATGGTCGCCTTGAGTATCATCCTTTTCTCGGGTGGTATGGACACGAAATTCAGAGAAATAAAACCTATATTAGGTCCCGGTATCGTGCTTTCCACTGTCGGAGTACTACTAACAGCCCTTTTCACCGGCCTCTTTATTTGGTGGTTATCCGGCATGAGTTGGACGAACATTTATTTACCTATCACTACTTCGCTGCTACTGGCAGCTACCATGTCGTCAACCGACTCAGCTTCGGTGTTCGCCATTCTTCGTTCACAAAAGATGAACTTAAAGCACAATCTCCGCCCTATGCTGGAGCTGGAAAGTGGAAGTAATGACCCGATGGCTTATATGCTTACTATCGTCCTGATACAGTTTATCCAATCGGCAGGCATGGGAGTCGGCGCTATCGCAATGTCGTTTATCATTCAGTTTATTGTAGGTGCCGCTGCCGGATATTTACTCGGCAAACTGGCTATCCGCATGTTGAACAAGCTTAATATTGACAATCAAGCGTTATACCCTATCCTGTTACTGGCTTTTGTTTTCTTTACTTTCGCCATCACCGACTTGCTGAAAGGTAATGGATATCTGGCAGTATATATCGCCGGTATAATGGTAGGAAACAACAAAATCATGCATCGTAAGGAAATCTATACATTTATGGACGGACTGACGTGGCTGTTTCAAATCATTATGTTCCTTTGCCTGGGATTGCTTGTCAATCCGCATGAGATGCTGGAAGTAGCTGTCGTCGCTTTGCTGATTGGCGTATTTATGATTGTTATCGGTCGTCCGTTAAGCGTATTCCTCTGCTTGCTCCCGTTCCGAAAAATAACGATGAAATCACGTTTGTTCGTGTCCTGGGTGGGATTGCGCGGAGCGGTCCCTATCATCTTCGCCACTTATCCGGTGGTTGCAGGAGTCGAAGGTTCGAATATTATCTTCAATATCGTGTTCTTCATTACCATTGTCTCACTGGTCGTACAGGGTACTACCATTTCTTTTGTGGCACGTCTACTGCATCTCTCCGAACCTTTGGAGAAAACAGGCAATGACTTCGGTGTCGAACTCCCGGAAGAAATTGATTCCGACCTAAGCGACATGACAATTACCCGCGAAATGCTGGAAGAAGCAGATACATTGAAGGATATGAATCTTCCCAAAGGCACACTGGTAATGATTGTGAAACGTGGAGATGAGTTCCTGATTCCTAACGGAACATTGAAGCTGCACGAGGGGGATAAACTATTGCTCATTTCCGAGAAATCCAAAGAGGAAGAAATAGAATCCACCTAACATCTGAAAAGAAATCCTTTATACAAAAACTTATTCGTCTCCATGCGTGAAATCTTTCGTCCTCACACGACGTTCATTTCGTCTTCACGCATGGAGACGAAACGTTTCAGGTATACCCATCAATTAGTTTTAAGGAAGAAACAGGAAAAGCCCGCCGGCAGGTCGAAAGAAATTGTTCGGTCAGTCACCGTTAATTAACCGTAAAACTTGAATTTAAAATTCGGTTTACACATCTGAAGTATTAATTTTGCGCAGTTTTAAACTAAATGTGCAAGAATCGAATGGAACAAGAACATCAGTTCATTGATTATATTGAGCAAAGTATCATCAAAAACTGGGACAAAGATGCCTTAACTGACTATAAAGGAATCACCCTTCAATATAAAGACGTAGCGCGTAAAATCGCTAAATTTCACATCGTACTGGAAAGCGCCGGAATTCAGCCGGGAGATAAAATAGCAGTCTGCGGACGCAACAGTGCCCACTGGGCAGTTACTTTCTTAGCCACTATTACTTATGGAGCCGTTATCGTGCCTATCCTGCATGAGTTCAAGGCGGACAACATTCATAATATTGTCAATCACTCCGAAGCCAAACTACTTTTCGTGGGCGACCAGGCTTGGGAAAATCTGAATGAAGATGCCATGCCTTTACTGGAAGGTATCGCTTCACTGACAGACTTCTCCGCTTTAGTATCACGGAACGAGAAACTCACTTATGCCTTTGAACATCGGAACGCTATTTATGGGCAGCAGTATCCCAAGAATTTCCGCCCTGAACATATCTGTTACCGGAAAGACAGACCGGAAGAGTTAGCGATTATCAACTATACTTCGGGCACTACGGGATATTCAAAAGGAGTCATGCTCCCCTACCGCAGCATTTGGTCAAACGTGGCGTATTGCTTCGAGATGCTTCCGCTTAAGCCGGGAGACAACATCGTTTCCATGCTTCCTATGGGACACGTATTCGGTATGGTGTACGACTTCCTGTACGGATTCTCGGCAGGTGCGCATATCTACTTCCTGACGCGTATGCCGTCTCCGAAAATCATTGCCCAATCGTTTGCGGAAATCAAGCCAAGAGTAATCTCTTGTGTGCCTTTGATTGTAGAAAAGATTATCAAGAAGGATATTCTGCCTAAAGTGGACAGCAAGATTGGTAAGTTATTGCTCAAAGTGCCTATTGTCAATGATAAAATCAAGTCTTTGGCACGTCAGGCCGCTATGGAAATATTCGGTGGTAACTTTGATGAAATCATTATCGGCGGTGCTCCTTTCAATGTCGAAGTGGAAGCTTTCCTTCAAAAGATAGGATTCCCCTATACCATCGCTTACGGTATGACCGAATGTGGCCCTATTATCTGCTCGAGCCGTTGGGAAACGTTGAAACTGGCTTCCTGCGGAAAGGCAACGACACGTATGGAAGTAAAGATTGATTCGCCGGACCCCAAAACCCATGCCGGAGAAATCATTTGCAGAGGAACCAATATGATGTTGGGATACTACAAAAATCCCGAAGCTACTGCACAAATCATAGATGTACACGGTTGGCTGCATACGGGCGACCTCGGAACAATGGATGAAGAAGGATACGTAACCGTCCGCGGCCGTAGCAAAAATCTGCTTCTTACTTCAAGCGGACAGAATATCTATCCTGAAGAGATTGAAAGCAAATTGAACAACCTGCCGTATGTATCGGAATCAATCATCGTTCTGCAGCATGAAAAGCTGGTAGCTCTTATCTATCCTGATTTTGATGATGCTTTTGCTCATGGATTGCAGCAAGCGGATATTCAGAAAGTGATGGAACAGAACCGTATCGAACTGAATCAGCAGCTTCCAAACTATTCTCAAATAAGCAAGATTAAAATCCATTTCGAGGAATTTGAAAAGACCGCAAAGAAATCAATCAAACGCTTCATGTACCAGGAAGCGAAAGGATAATCCAATCGCAGAAACCGATAAGATATAAAACTAAAACGGTGAACAGCCTTGCAGTACTGTCCACCGTTTTTTTCAAACCTCTTAACCAACTTTATTTATACCTATTATCTTCCTGACAATCTTCTTTATTTCCTAACAATCTTCTTACCTCAAAAAGACTAAACCTATTGTCTCTACTATTGTTAACCTAATCTATTTTCAATTGATTCTTCGTTAAAGCGGCATGAATGAAACAGCCTGTCCACCGCCGGCAGCCATCCGTACAGTCAATACATTTTCGGAAGTCACCGTTTGCTCTGTTATCTGATAATCCGTAGGATTCGTTTTCCAGTCCGCCTTTTCTCCATCGGCATAGATGGTGGCTTTATACTGCTTGCCCGGTTCCAGGAAGTCCAGTTTTATTTCCAATGTACGCGGTTTCTCGTCGGTAGCTGCTCCCAGGAAATAGTTGCCTTTTGCTTTACGCACAACTGCTACGAATTCTCCCGGTTCACCTGCCAATGCTTTCGATTCGTCACAATCAGGATTAAAATCACGGAAGAACTGGAAAGCAGGATGTCCTTCATAATGTTCTATCATGTCAGAAGCCATTTGCAAAGGAGAATACAGAATTACCCAGTTAGCTATCTGTTTTGCCAAAGTGGTATTCACACGGCTGTTTCCCTTATCTTGGTCGTTCCACTTCTGACGACGAGGAGAATCTTTTGTTTGCAAGAACAGAATGTCAAAAGTTCCCGGAGTATAATCCATCGGTCCGGACAACAGACGGGTAAACGGCAGCATCACATGATGGGAAGGCGGATTGCCCTCGCTCCATGCGTTCCATTCCATCCCACGGGCACCCTCGCGAGTCATCATATTTGGCCATGTACGGCGAATTCCGGTATCCTTAATCGGTTCGTGTGCATCGAGCGTCATTTTGTGACGGGCAGCCGTTTCTACCACTTTCTGATAGTGGTTGACTCCATACTGTCCGTGATGTGAAAGTCCGTCCGGGAAAGCTCCTGCATAACCGGTTTTCAAAATAGAAATGCCATGGTCAGTGTACCATTGCATCGCATGGTCCATTTGACGCTCATAGTTAGGGATATTTCCACCCGTCTCATGGTGGCCGATGATTTCAATGCCTTTCTCTTTGGCATAACGGACTATCTCGTCAATATCAAAATCGGCATAAGGCTTCGTAAAGTCAAAGTTCTGCATACCGCCCCAACTTTCCCAACCTTCGTTCCAGCCTTCAAACAGGACACCTTCTATATTATTGGCGGCTGCGAAGTCTATATATTTTTTAGCGTTGACCGTGGTGGCTCCGTGACGTTCGTCCATCTTCCAGGTTTCTACGCCGAGATGCATTCCCCACCAGACTCCGACATACTTCAACGGACGAATCCAGTCGGTAGTTTCCAGTACACAAGGATCATTCAGATTCAGAATCAATGAAGAATTGATAAGTCCGACAGCTTCGGGAGCAATCTGAATGGTACGCCAGGAAGTAGTGAAATGGTTGCCTTTGCGCACCTTGATACCATCAGGCCACGGGGTAAGCTCCGCTTTCAATGTATAGTTACCTGCCTGCTTCAGAGTCATTTCGGAGAAGTCATACAAAGCCGCTTCATGGATACTTCCATACACACCGTCTGCCGTTTTGAAGGTAAAGGGAGTATTTGCCGTTTCGACTTCGGAGATAGGTTGCTGTTTATATAGTAACTCGTAAGTTTCCGCACTGGCAGGAATCGACCATGAAGTACCATCCTGACGGAAACGGAACGTAGTCAGTTCATCAGTTATCATCAATGAATCTACTGTGGGGACGTTGTATTCATAGCGGAATCCTACCCCGTCATCGAATACACGGAAATGAAGGGTCAGTTCCACCTGGCTTCCGTTAATCAGGTTGACTGCCATTTCATTATAATGGTTCCGGTTCGTCTTATTCTCTCCCCAGGGCTGTGTCCAAGTCTCGTCCTTGCTGTCGAAAGTTGTACTTTTTATTTGGAAACCGTCTGCCAAGGCAACTCCGTTACCTTCCGTGAAGCCCATCATCGAATTTTCAATGAATAATGAATCACCTACTGAAACGTTATAGAGTGGTCTGCCGTTTTCATCTACTGTAAAAGACATTTTAATATGACCATCCGGTGATTTGACTTCTGTTTTCGGACTGCTACACGCGTAACATCCCAGCACACACAGAAAAGCTCCGACTAAATGATTTATTTTCATAGCATATCTACTGTTTATATATAATACAATTCAGAAATAAGAAACACTTAAATGTAGGGCGGATTTCTTTCGCCAAATGCAAAGAAAAAGTATCTTTGCACGCAAACAGTACGATTATGGCAAAGATACTATTGGTTGAAGATGAAATAAATATCGCCTCTTTTATTGAACGGGGACTGAAAGAATTCGGACATACGGTAAGCGTCTGTCATGACGGCAACACCGGTTGGAAAATCCTTCAGGAAGAGCCTTTCGACCTTTTAATACTGGACATCATCATGCCGAAGATAAACGGGCTGGAACTCTGCCGTCTCTATCGTCAGATGTTCGGTTATCAGACTCCCGTTATCATGCTGACAGCCTTGGGCACAACGGAAGATATTGTCAAAGGACTGGATGCGGGAGCGGACGATTACCTTGTCAAACCTTTCAGTTTTCAGGAACTGGAAGCGCGTATCAAGGCATTGCTTCGACGCAGCAAGGAAGTTGCCGCCAACCAACTGGTTTGTGATAATCTGATATTGGATTACAATACCCGGAAGGCCAGAAGAGGTGATATAGACATCGAACTCACCGTCAAGGAATATCGTCTGCTCGAATATTTTATGACTCATCAGGGGGTAGCCCTCTCACGTATCACCTTGCTCAAAGATGTATGGGACAAGAACTTCGACACGAATACCAATATCGTGGATGTTTACGTCAATTATCTCCGGGTAAAGATAGACCGTGACTTCGATAAGAAACTGATTCACACGGTTGTAGGATTAGGATATATCATGAATACTTAAATGCGTCACCAATCGGCAGGAATATGAAAGTAGGTTCTAAAATAGCTCTTTTCTATACATTAGTCAGCGTGCTGACCACTGTTATCATCATTGCTGTATTTTATATTTTCAGCACGCAGTATATTAACAAGCTCTATGCTTCCTACCTTCGTGAAAAAGCCTACCTGACCGCACAGAAACATTGGGAGAAAGACGAAGTGGACGAACAGAGTTATCAGATTATCCAACGCAAATATGACGAACTTCTACCCGAAGCCCATGAGATTCTTTTGAATATGGATAGTCTTTCCGAAGTACGTGACACACTGAATAAATATCTCACCCAACAGCAACAGACACTTCTTATAGCAGGCAAAGACAGC
The DNA window shown above is from Bacteroides faecium and carries:
- the hcp gene encoding hydroxylamine reductase, producing MSMFCYQCQETAMGTGCTLKGVCGKTSEVANLQDLLLFVVRGIAVYNEHLRKEGHPSETADKFIYDALFITITNANFDKDAITRKIKEGLKLKKELGSKVTIQNAPDECLWDGSEDEFEEKSKTVGVLRTPNEDIRSLKELVHYGLKGMAAYVEHANNLGYQSPEIFAFMQHALAELTRNDITVEELVQLTLETGKHGVSAMAQLDKANTSSYGNPEITEVNIGVRNNPGILISGHDLKDLEELLEQTEGTGVDVYTHSEMLPAHYYPQLKKYKHLAGNYGNAWWKQKEEFESFNGPVLFTSNCIVPPRANATYKDRIYITGACGLEGAHYIPERKDGKPKDFSALIAHAKQCQPPVAIENGTLIGGFAHAQVTALADKVVDAVKSGAIRKFFVMAGCDGRMKSREYYTEFAQKLPKDTVILTAGCAKYRYNKLALGDINGIPRVLDAGQCNDSYSLAVIALKLKEIFGLDDVNKLPIVYNIAWYEQKAVIVLLALLALGVKNIHLGPTLPAFLSPNVKNVLIEQFGIGGISSVDEDIMKFLS
- a CDS encoding uracil-xanthine permease family protein, translated to MDANNLTPLRKGVVGVQFLFVAFGATVLVPLLVGLDPSTALFTAGIGTLIFHAVTRGKVPIFLGSSFAFIAPIIKATELYGLPGTLSGMVGVALVYFVMSALVKWQGVRVIERLFPPVVIGPVIILIGLSLAGTGVNMAKENWVLALLSLVTAVVVSMKAKGLLKLIPIFCGIIVGYLAAWLFYDLDLSGVRDAAWLGFPQFVFPKFSWEPILFMIPVAIAPVIEHIGDVYVVNTVTGKDFVKDPGLHRTLLGDGLACCFAGLVGGPPVTTYSEVTGAMSLTKITNPQVIRIAAISAILFSVIGKISALLKSIPSAVLGGIMLLLFGTIACAGIANLVNNCIDLSRTRNIIIVSLTLTVGIGGAAFSWGDFSLSGIGLAALVGVLLNLILPKDD
- a CDS encoding potassium/proton antiporter, whose translation is MIFTAENTLLIGSILLFVSIVVGKTGYRFGVPTLLLFLVVGMIFGSDGFGLQFHNAKEAQFIGMVALSIILFSGGMDTKFREIKPILGPGIVLSTVGVLLTALFTGLFIWWLSGMSWTNIYLPITTSLLLAATMSSTDSASVFAILRSQKMNLKHNLRPMLELESGSNDPMAYMLTIVLIQFIQSAGMGVGAIAMSFIIQFIVGAAAGYLLGKLAIRMLNKLNIDNQALYPILLLAFVFFTFAITDLLKGNGYLAVYIAGIMVGNNKIMHRKEIYTFMDGLTWLFQIIMFLCLGLLVNPHEMLEVAVVALLIGVFMIVIGRPLSVFLCLLPFRKITMKSRLFVSWVGLRGAVPIIFATYPVVAGVEGSNIIFNIVFFITIVSLVVQGTTISFVARLLHLSEPLEKTGNDFGVELPEEIDSDLSDMTITREMLEEADTLKDMNLPKGTLVMIVKRGDEFLIPNGTLKLHEGDKLLLISEKSKEEEIEST
- a CDS encoding long-chain fatty acid--CoA ligase; the protein is MEQEHQFIDYIEQSIIKNWDKDALTDYKGITLQYKDVARKIAKFHIVLESAGIQPGDKIAVCGRNSAHWAVTFLATITYGAVIVPILHEFKADNIHNIVNHSEAKLLFVGDQAWENLNEDAMPLLEGIASLTDFSALVSRNEKLTYAFEHRNAIYGQQYPKNFRPEHICYRKDRPEELAIINYTSGTTGYSKGVMLPYRSIWSNVAYCFEMLPLKPGDNIVSMLPMGHVFGMVYDFLYGFSAGAHIYFLTRMPSPKIIAQSFAEIKPRVISCVPLIVEKIIKKDILPKVDSKIGKLLLKVPIVNDKIKSLARQAAMEIFGGNFDEIIIGGAPFNVEVEAFLQKIGFPYTIAYGMTECGPIICSSRWETLKLASCGKATTRMEVKIDSPDPKTHAGEIICRGTNMMLGYYKNPEATAQIIDVHGWLHTGDLGTMDEEGYVTVRGRSKNLLLTSSGQNIYPEEIESKLNNLPYVSESIIVLQHEKLVALIYPDFDDAFAHGLQQADIQKVMEQNRIELNQQLPNYSQISKIKIHFEEFEKTAKKSIKRFMYQEAKG
- a CDS encoding glycoside hydrolase family 97 protein; protein product: MKINHLVGAFLCVLGCYACSSPKTEVKSPDGHIKMSFTVDENGRPLYNVSVGDSLFIENSMMGFTEGNGVALADGFQIKSTTFDSKDETWTQPWGENKTNRNHYNEMAVNLINGSQVELTLHFRVFDDGVGFRYEYNVPTVDSLMITDELTTFRFRQDGTSWSIPASAETYELLYKQQPISEVETANTPFTFKTADGVYGSIHEAALYDFSEMTLKQAGNYTLKAELTPWPDGIKVRKGNHFTTSWRTIQIAPEAVGLINSSLILNLNDPCVLETTDWIRPLKYVGVWWGMHLGVETWKMDERHGATTVNAKKYIDFAAANNIEGVLFEGWNEGWESWGGMQNFDFTKPYADFDIDEIVRYAKEKGIEIIGHHETGGNIPNYERQMDHAMQWYTDHGISILKTGYAGAFPDGLSHHGQYGVNHYQKVVETAARHKMTLDAHEPIKDTGIRRTWPNMMTREGARGMEWNAWSEGNPPSHHVMLPFTRLLSGPMDYTPGTFDILFLQTKDSPRRQKWNDQDKGNSRVNTTLAKQIANWVILYSPLQMASDMIEHYEGHPAFQFFRDFNPDCDESKALAGEPGEFVAVVRKAKGNYFLGAATDEKPRTLEIKLDFLEPGKQYKATIYADGEKADWKTNPTDYQITEQTVTSENVLTVRMAAGGGQAVSFMPL
- a CDS encoding response regulator transcription factor gives rise to the protein MAKILLVEDEINIASFIERGLKEFGHTVSVCHDGNTGWKILQEEPFDLLILDIIMPKINGLELCRLYRQMFGYQTPVIMLTALGTTEDIVKGLDAGADDYLVKPFSFQELEARIKALLRRSKEVAANQLVCDNLILDYNTRKARRGDIDIELTVKEYRLLEYFMTHQGVALSRITLLKDVWDKNFDTNTNIVDVYVNYLRVKIDRDFDKKLIHTVVGLGYIMNT